The Flavobacterium commune genome contains the following window.
TGATTATAGAATTAGTTTCCGTCTGGTTTTACAATTTCAAAACGATTACTCATAGGCAGCGTCCATTTTGCGAAAGCATTCGGCTGATTAGGATTATATTGAGGCACTTCTTTTAAGAAATATTGAGCCAAAGGGCTGTTTAAATCACGAAGTCCTTTCATCACACAAAGTGCAATTTCATTGGCTCCAAAAGAATTGAAATGGGTGTTATCTTCTAATTTTTCTTTTTGCCCCGGAAAAGTATTCGCTGGATATTGAACAAATGCTTTTCTGGATGGTTCATCTCCCCAGCTTTCATAAAGTGTTGTAGTTAATTTTGTAATATCTACTAAAGGAACATTCATTTCCTGAGCTACTTTTCGCATGGCATCAGGATAATCCCCATGTGTTGGTTTTAAAGTTCCGTCGGCATTAAAAGCACGACGTTGAACCGGAGTTATCAAAATTGGAATTGCACCTTTGTCTCTGGCTGCTTGAACATATTCACGAATGGAAGCTGAATAGGAATCCCAAGGACCAATGCCCTCGCCTTTTTCTTTTTCATCATTATGAGCAAATTCAACAATTAAATAATCTCCCGGTTTGATAATAGACAAGACTTTTTTCAAACGCAAACTTGCCTTAAAAGAACGCAATGTAGCTCCGGAAACCGCATAATTTGCCACCACCACATTTTGGTCAAAATAATTGGTAATGAATTGCCCCCATGATGCCCAAGGCTCTAAATCCTGATCGGTTACTGTAGAATCTCCAGCCAGATAAACTGTTTTAACATTGGTTATTGGAGTAATACTAATACTTTTAATTTCAACTGTTCCCAGAAATTCCAAAGTCAATTTTTCATCCCAATTTAATTGTCCCAAATCCCTGTCTTTTAGTTGAATTTGCGATTTTTCATCAATTTTGGAAGTTCTCACATTTACATTAAAAACTTTAGTAGTCGTTTCTCCTTTTTTAAGTACTTGCTGGTCTAAAAACAATCTTCTGGATTCAGCTTTAATAGTAGTTGTAGTACTTTTAGTTTTACTGCCAAAAGTTACCGTAACCTGATAATTGCCTTCAGGAACTTTTACCGAAAAATAAGTTGGCTTCTCAGTTGCAAAAGAATTTTTATTGACTTTCACATTTACCACAGTATTAAAATCAAATCCGTATCCCGTAGCTGAATCATAGCTTACTGATTTATTAAGCATTACAGCCTTTTTGCTTTTCTTTACTTTTTTTCCAAATAAAAAAACTTTCTCTCCTATTGTATTAGAATCTTTTACAATAGTTTTTGCTAGTATTTCTTCAGTAACGGTTGCTGCATTTACAACCTGAAAACTACACCATAAAAGCATTAGGAAAACCATCTTGTTTTTTCGAATCATAAAATATCTGATTTACTTTTTAAATAAAGGACTAAAGTAGCTTATTCAGGACAAAGCAGTATCCTGCACTGTTAGGTTGCCAACAAATTCACTCTTTTAGTAACTAAAATTGAACACAAGAAAATATTAACAAATCACATTTTTACTTTTTAACAAAAAACAATAACTAAAAATTCTTTCAAAATAGTTTTTGAGTTAATTTTTTTTTCAAAAAATGGATAATTTGTAAGCCTTTTTATTAAAAAAACCAGCATTTTAATCTTATGCTTATTTTTTTTCGAAAAACAGGTAGGTACAGGATACGTTAATTAAAAGTTAATTTTATTTTAGCATCCATAATTATTTTAACTATTTTTTTTGTATTTTTAAATTATAGTCACAAATTTTTAACATATTATCATTACACAAAAAAAACCAAACCTAATTAATTAACAAAAACCATTTTTTATGAAACATTCATTCGTAAAGTATTTGGTGTTCTTTAGCATCATGCTGACCAACATGATTGCCTTAGCACAAACCAATACCATCACAGGAACTGTCAAAGACAATGCAGGCATGCCAATACCTGGTGCCAATGTATTAATCAAAAACACCACGAGTGGTGTACAAACGGATTTTGACGGAAAATTTGCTATCAAAGCAAAACCGGACGACATCCTTGTTGCTTCATTTATCGGAATGAAAACAACCGAAGTAAAAGTAGGCAACCAGACCAATATTAACTTTAAACTAGAAGAGGAAGGAGCAAAATTAGAAGAAGTAGTCGTGGTAGGTTATGGTACAAGAAAGAAAAAAGACTTAACAGGATCCGTTGTTAGTGTAGGCGCTGAAGAAATTGCATCCAGACCTGTACAAAATGCTGTACAGGCCATGCAGGGAAAAGCTGCTGGTGTTGACATTGGTTCTAACGAACGTCCCGGAACTGTAGGTAATATTAATATTCGTGGATCACGTTCCTTGACAGCATCTAATTCTCCTTTGTATGTAGTCGATGGAATCCCATTAAACTCCGGAGGTATCGATTTTATCAATCCTACTGACATTGAATCTATTGACGTACTTAAAGACGCTTCCGCAACCGCCATTTACGGATCTCGTGGAGCTAATGGTGTAATCATTGTTTCTACCAAAAAAGGAAAAAACGGAAAATTCACTATCAATTACGACTCTGCTGTTAGTACAGAAACAATCAATGAAAGAGCACCATTGATGAATGCCGGAGAATACATTGAATTACGTCGT
Protein-coding sequences here:
- a CDS encoding rhamnogalacturonan acetylesterase, which translates into the protein MIRKNKMVFLMLLWCSFQVVNAATVTEEILAKTIVKDSNTIGEKVFLFGKKVKKSKKAVMLNKSVSYDSATGYGFDFNTVVNVKVNKNSFATEKPTYFSVKVPEGNYQVTVTFGSKTKSTTTTIKAESRRLFLDQQVLKKGETTTKVFNVNVRTSKIDEKSQIQLKDRDLGQLNWDEKLTLEFLGTVEIKSISITPITNVKTVYLAGDSTVTDQDLEPWASWGQFITNYFDQNVVVANYAVSGATLRSFKASLRLKKVLSIIKPGDYLIVEFAHNDEKEKGEGIGPWDSYSASIREYVQAARDKGAIPILITPVQRRAFNADGTLKPTHGDYPDAMRKVAQEMNVPLVDITKLTTTLYESWGDEPSRKAFVQYPANTFPGQKEKLEDNTHFNSFGANEIALCVMKGLRDLNSPLAQYFLKEVPQYNPNQPNAFAKWTLPMSNRFEIVKPDGN